In one Bryobacteraceae bacterium genomic region, the following are encoded:
- a CDS encoding DegQ family serine endoprotease, with protein MRIIPWKWNRWKLTGALMAVFAAGGAIGVAAEKHQQMARADIPKIDVRAPEAAKPAAGFANVVERDLPAVVNVSTARTAKAGAEGTNPLFMDPFFRQFFGDLPRQRPLNEREHALGSGVIVSEDGYILTNNHVIDQATQITVSLGDKREFKARLVGADPRSDLAVLKVDASHLPTLTFADSSKVRIGDYALAIGDPFGIGRTVTLGIVSATGRGNLGIEDYEDFIQTDAAINPGNSGGALVNSQGDLIGINTAIISPNGGGNNGVGFAIPSNMARAVMNELVAHGKVTRARLGVMLQPLTPALAKAFGLKDPSGALVGEVEPGSPAAKAGLKSGDVIVKLNGEPIADSNQLKLKVGMLKPGTPATVAAMRNGAEHTFEVTLGEMSMTTAAASQEGKSSGALAGVSVDSLTQAIRRQLDLSADTQGVVVTAVDPGSNAAEAGLRRGDVITGAGHKPVTSVEDFQAAVSHAAKGPLLLQVSRQGNTLYLAIDSEP; from the coding sequence ATGCGAATCATTCCGTGGAAATGGAACAGATGGAAACTAACTGGAGCGCTGATGGCGGTGTTCGCCGCCGGCGGCGCCATCGGAGTCGCCGCCGAGAAGCATCAACAAATGGCACGCGCCGATATTCCGAAGATCGATGTTCGGGCGCCAGAAGCCGCGAAGCCCGCAGCGGGCTTCGCCAACGTGGTGGAGCGGGATCTTCCGGCCGTGGTGAACGTCTCCACGGCGCGGACGGCGAAAGCCGGCGCGGAGGGGACGAATCCGTTGTTCATGGATCCGTTCTTCCGCCAGTTCTTCGGGGATCTGCCGCGTCAGCGGCCGCTCAACGAGCGGGAGCACGCGCTCGGCTCCGGCGTGATCGTGTCGGAAGACGGATACATCCTCACCAACAATCACGTTATCGATCAGGCGACACAGATCACGGTGAGCCTCGGCGATAAGCGAGAGTTCAAAGCCAGGCTCGTGGGCGCGGATCCGCGGAGCGACCTGGCTGTTTTGAAAGTGGATGCCTCGCACCTGCCGACGCTGACGTTCGCCGATTCCAGCAAAGTGCGCATTGGCGACTACGCGCTCGCCATCGGCGATCCGTTCGGGATCGGGCGGACGGTAACGTTGGGCATCGTGAGCGCCACCGGCCGCGGGAACCTCGGCATCGAGGACTATGAGGACTTCATCCAGACGGATGCGGCGATCAACCCGGGCAACTCGGGCGGCGCACTGGTGAACTCGCAGGGCGACCTCATCGGGATCAACACGGCGATCATTTCGCCGAACGGAGGCGGCAACAACGGCGTCGGGTTCGCGATCCCGTCGAACATGGCGCGAGCGGTGATGAATGAGCTGGTTGCGCACGGCAAGGTGACGCGAGCGCGGCTCGGAGTGATGCTGCAACCGTTGACACCGGCGCTGGCGAAGGCGTTCGGGTTGAAAGATCCGAGCGGCGCGCTGGTGGGCGAAGTGGAGCCGGGTAGCCCGGCCGCCAAAGCGGGCCTGAAGTCCGGCGATGTGATCGTCAAGCTGAACGGAGAGCCGATCGCGGATAGCAACCAGTTGAAGCTCAAGGTAGGGATGCTGAAGCCCGGCACCCCGGCGACGGTGGCGGCGATGCGGAACGGCGCTGAGCATACTTTCGAGGTCACGCTGGGCGAGATGTCGATGACGACGGCGGCGGCGAGCCAAGAAGGAAAGTCCTCCGGCGCGCTGGCCGGTGTTTCGGTGGATTCGCTGACGCAGGCGATCCGGCGCCAACTGGACCTTTCGGCCGACACCCAAGGGGTTGTTGTGACGGCTGTGGATCCGGGTTCGAACGCGGCGGAAGCGGGATTGCGGAGAGGCGATGTTATCACGGGCGCCGGCCACAAGCCGGTGACCAGCGTGGAAGATTTCCAAGCCGCGGTGAGCCATGCAGCGAAGGGACCTTTGCTGCTACAGGTGAGCCGGCAAGGAAACACGCTCTATCTGGCCATCGACTCCGAGCCATAA
- a CDS encoding histidine kinase codes for MSAAWKAPSTAADQPLASPRRSGRVALLAGFGGMFLLLGGMAVHSLTSLTRMERQRTDAERLFLAKAQLLEHLRSDIYSESIELRQYVLAAEAEDADSSREALRVLHSEIAESIKAYESLAGGDEAKSLDAVKQAWGSYSAAVGRVLEWDHSTRRRQGRDFLARAPEVQRLRVLSVSERINALNERHLRGETDRSIESLSNFRERVLGLTAVTVLLGLILTTLVVRHILKLEADRSARYRQLLHAQEELHELSAELVKAQEAERRNIARELHDQVGQTLGALLMDVGRALNELKGDSTARTLLAAAKEGAERAVNEVRNLGLLLRPSMLDDLGLAPAIHWQAREVSRRTGLRVDVDASELPDTLPDEHRTCVFRIVQEALNNAGRHANASLVQIAVRQEPERLMVVVRDNGVGFDPHYGRGMGIVGMEERVRHLGGVFELQSEPGKGTLLKVELPITDLGAAEG; via the coding sequence ATGAGTGCTGCATGGAAGGCGCCATCGACGGCAGCGGATCAGCCGCTGGCGTCGCCGCGGCGCAGCGGAAGAGTGGCGCTGCTGGCGGGGTTCGGCGGGATGTTCCTTTTGCTGGGAGGAATGGCTGTGCACAGCCTCACGTCTCTCACCCGAATGGAACGGCAGCGAACCGACGCGGAACGGTTGTTTCTCGCCAAGGCGCAATTGCTCGAGCACCTCCGCTCCGACATCTACAGCGAGAGCATCGAGCTTCGCCAGTACGTGCTTGCCGCCGAGGCCGAGGACGCCGACTCGTCGCGGGAGGCGCTTCGGGTACTTCATAGCGAGATCGCCGAGAGTATCAAGGCCTACGAATCGTTGGCCGGCGGCGATGAAGCGAAGTCTCTGGACGCGGTGAAGCAGGCCTGGGGAAGTTACTCAGCCGCCGTGGGCCGGGTGCTCGAATGGGACCATTCGACGCGGCGGCGGCAGGGGCGCGACTTTCTGGCCCGGGCTCCCGAAGTGCAGCGGCTGCGAGTGTTGAGCGTCTCGGAGCGGATCAACGCGCTGAACGAGCGGCACCTGCGAGGAGAGACGGACCGCTCGATCGAATCGCTGAGCAATTTCCGGGAGCGGGTGCTGGGGCTTACGGCGGTTACCGTGCTGCTGGGATTGATTCTCACGACATTGGTTGTCCGGCACATTCTGAAGCTAGAAGCGGACCGTTCAGCGCGGTACCGGCAGTTATTGCACGCGCAGGAGGAGTTACACGAGCTTTCGGCGGAATTGGTGAAGGCGCAGGAGGCAGAGAGGAGAAACATCGCGCGAGAGCTGCACGACCAGGTGGGCCAGACGCTGGGCGCGCTCTTGATGGATGTGGGGCGGGCGCTGAACGAATTGAAGGGCGACAGCACGGCGCGGACGCTGCTGGCGGCCGCCAAGGAGGGCGCGGAAAGGGCGGTGAACGAAGTCCGCAACCTCGGGCTGCTGCTGCGGCCCTCGATGTTGGACGATTTGGGACTGGCGCCGGCCATTCACTGGCAGGCGCGGGAGGTATCGCGGCGGACCGGCCTGCGGGTGGACGTGGATGCGAGCGAACTGCCAGACACGCTTCCGGATGAGCACCGGACGTGTGTCTTCCGGATCGTGCAGGAGGCGCTGAACAACGCGGGGCGCCACGCCAACGCAAGCCTGGTGCAGATCGCGGTGCGCCAGGAGCCGGAGCGGCTGATGGTGGTGGTGCGCGACAACGGAGTGGGCTTCGATCCGCACTATGGGCGGGGAATGGGAATCGTGGGGATGGAAGAACGCGTTCGGCACCTGGGCGGAGTGTTCGAGCTGCAGTCGGAGCCCGGCAAGGGAACGCTGTTGAAAGTGGAACTGCCAATCACGGATCTGGGCGCCGCGGAGGGGTGA
- a CDS encoding TraR/DksA C4-type zinc finger protein, which translates to MNGNGMRSGTNGSQKLRELLDDKLANLGRQARDEIFVERRAEPEEQMELLAAVDMAAGQLNREAELRRQVREALERITRGTYGVCELCHEMISERRLEAVPWARMCRMCQEQADEAGTIRGGTLQ; encoded by the coding sequence ATGAACGGCAATGGGATGCGTAGCGGGACGAATGGCAGCCAGAAATTGCGCGAACTACTGGATGACAAGCTGGCGAACCTGGGGCGGCAGGCGCGCGATGAGATCTTCGTGGAGCGGCGCGCCGAACCGGAAGAGCAGATGGAGCTGCTGGCGGCGGTGGACATGGCGGCGGGGCAACTCAACCGGGAAGCCGAATTGCGCCGGCAGGTCCGCGAGGCTCTGGAACGCATCACGAGAGGGACCTACGGAGTCTGCGAGCTGTGCCACGAGATGATCTCGGAACGGCGGCTGGAAGCAGTGCCGTGGGCGCGAATGTGCCGGATGTGCCAGGAGCAGGCCGACGAGGCGGGAACGATTCGGGGAGGAACATTGCAATGA
- a CDS encoding DNA integrity scanning protein DisA nucleotide-binding domain protein has protein sequence MSWREPVDFAVLAAAIYILLRCSVRARALRLVMGTIGVYALALLARQAHLIVTVWVLDGASVVLVFVLLVSFQAELRHGLMQIDGSIRGRPAESDCDCVSEVPEAAFDLARSGSGALIVLVRRDPVAELTNGGVAFGGLASAELLETIFQKWSPLHDGAAIIDGRLLERAGVVLPLAQHADLPRSYGTRHRAAVGLAERCDAVVVAVSEERGDVTVMTGQARAVARDRADLEYQLASLLSSRRETWTHRLGAFFTSGWKLKAAALAMAAVTWSALAFLEGPPFR, from the coding sequence ATGAGCTGGAGAGAGCCGGTCGACTTCGCTGTGCTCGCGGCGGCGATCTATATCCTGCTGCGATGCAGCGTGCGGGCTCGCGCTCTCCGGCTCGTGATGGGGACCATCGGCGTGTACGCCTTGGCGCTTCTGGCTCGCCAGGCGCACCTGATCGTCACCGTCTGGGTGCTCGATGGTGCCAGCGTCGTCCTCGTTTTCGTCTTGCTGGTGTCGTTTCAGGCCGAGTTGCGGCACGGCCTCATGCAGATCGACGGTAGCATCCGCGGCCGGCCCGCCGAATCGGATTGCGATTGCGTTTCCGAGGTTCCCGAAGCCGCGTTCGATCTCGCGCGGTCCGGTAGCGGCGCGCTCATCGTCCTCGTTCGCCGCGATCCCGTCGCCGAACTCACCAACGGCGGGGTCGCCTTCGGCGGTCTGGCGTCGGCCGAGTTGCTGGAGACGATTTTCCAAAAGTGGTCGCCGCTCCACGACGGCGCCGCCATCATCGATGGGCGCCTCCTCGAACGCGCCGGAGTCGTGCTCCCATTAGCCCAACACGCGGATCTGCCGCGCTCATACGGAACCCGGCACCGTGCCGCCGTCGGACTCGCCGAACGGTGCGACGCCGTCGTCGTCGCCGTCAGCGAAGAACGCGGCGACGTCACCGTGATGACCGGCCAGGCGCGCGCCGTCGCCAGGGACCGCGCCGATCTCGAGTATCAGCTCGCAAGTCTGTTATCCAGCCGTCGCGAAACCTGGACCCATCGCCTCGGCGCCTTCTTCACCAGCGGTTGGAAGCTGAAAGCGGCCGCCTTGGCCATGGCTGCTGTTACCTGGAGCGCATTGGCCTTTCTGGAGGGTCCGCCCTTTCGATAG
- a CDS encoding CHAT domain-containing protein, with product MGRWIAAIAVAVAVAAAEPAEPYQEPVEKAIAPDEAHSYTLTTRAGEFIHIKAIQLAGDVAVEWLAPNGARFAIVNVLPYDGYEDLPFIAAEAGQGTVRITGKRNTPATYRLEISRRQPSGQDASLAAGFIATHVEGPELRSRQNAAASRQERARHEFAAAEFEKAAAPRWRAQALIEAAQVEFRFGRSQPALELLERANAICRRLDGERYTLTVTLNGLGVMSTSLGKNRDAIGYLEEALAISRAAKYKPGIATTLNNLGGVYKTLGDLDQAVAVTEEALALRREVGSPREIASTLASLANLSFAARDYDRALEGYAAAMEIHKGLGNRREQGRMDLPLGQTYAMLGELAKARQYWTEAAALTRETGDDSGLASVLYTLGHDRLQTRDYRAAAAYLDEALALHRKTRRSVGIVNTIGLLCRASLELGDIARAADLTAESERLAQESGYASGQAQTLQCRGHVAFARGDEANARELYLRALNAFGDAGMRDDRIAVMLKLASMDRKRGDRLASLAWLEQAVTLTEAGRASIADPELRATYRAVRSESLERLVATLMELHKRDASQGYAERAFNVAERGRARNLTELIAAGPVSQPPAAGKEENRLLFAINAVQRDLFRPGVPAARQNELRAALAKAEREWDLFRAGPGRAFSELPELDACDSNRIRSELLDADSVLLAFSLGDTASHAWAVSPSGVLSAELPARAAIERSVQAYRELISQRASSLTAASSIARIDANGRVLYRTLIAPFERAFAGRKRLIVVPDGVLSYLPFETLQGAGPRLIERFAVSYSPSASALAALRQRRQARPSQSRILLAFADPALPGASTSSPALADLAERGFSFVPLPNARGEVAAIRALFPTPATKAYVGGEAREQAFKTETLDAYRYIHIAAHGFFDEQHPERSGLVLSREGDSESDGVLQAPEIARLRLSADVVTLSACQTGLGRILAGEGVVGLSRAFLHAGAQSLVVSLWNVNDAATAGLMKRFYSGLKGGLDHDEALRRAKLAVMHGGGAWRHPYFWAPFVLAGDYRTAAPE from the coding sequence ATGGGGCGCTGGATTGCCGCCATCGCCGTTGCTGTCGCCGTTGCCGCCGCGGAGCCTGCCGAGCCGTACCAGGAGCCGGTCGAAAAGGCAATCGCTCCAGACGAAGCCCACTCGTACACACTAACCACTCGCGCGGGCGAGTTCATCCACATCAAAGCCATCCAACTTGCCGGCGACGTCGCCGTCGAATGGCTCGCGCCAAACGGCGCCCGCTTCGCCATCGTCAACGTGCTCCCGTACGACGGTTATGAGGATTTGCCGTTTATCGCCGCCGAGGCAGGACAAGGAACCGTACGAATTACCGGGAAGCGGAATACACCCGCCACCTACCGCCTCGAAATCTCCCGGCGCCAGCCCTCCGGACAGGACGCCAGCCTCGCCGCCGGATTCATCGCCACCCACGTCGAAGGACCGGAACTCCGTTCCCGCCAGAACGCCGCCGCCTCCCGCCAGGAGCGCGCCCGGCACGAGTTCGCCGCCGCCGAGTTTGAAAAGGCCGCTGCCCCGCGCTGGCGGGCCCAGGCGCTCATTGAAGCGGCCCAGGTCGAGTTCCGGTTCGGCCGAAGCCAACCGGCGCTGGAGCTGCTCGAACGCGCAAACGCCATCTGCCGCCGCCTCGACGGCGAACGATACACACTCACCGTCACCCTCAACGGTCTCGGCGTGATGTCGACGAGCCTCGGGAAGAACCGTGACGCGATCGGTTATCTCGAAGAAGCGCTGGCCATCTCCCGAGCCGCTAAGTACAAACCGGGAATCGCCACCACGCTGAACAACTTAGGCGGCGTCTACAAGACGCTCGGAGACCTTGACCAGGCCGTCGCCGTCACGGAAGAAGCGCTCGCGCTGCGTCGCGAGGTCGGATCCCCGCGCGAGATCGCCAGCACGCTCGCCAGCCTGGCCAACCTCAGCTTCGCCGCCCGCGACTACGATCGCGCTCTCGAAGGCTACGCAGCCGCCATGGAGATCCACAAGGGTCTCGGCAATCGGCGCGAGCAGGGACGCATGGATCTCCCCCTCGGGCAAACCTATGCCATGCTCGGTGAGTTGGCGAAGGCCCGCCAGTATTGGACCGAAGCCGCCGCTCTCACCCGCGAGACCGGCGACGACAGCGGCTTGGCATCCGTTCTGTATACGCTCGGGCACGATCGGCTTCAGACGCGCGACTACCGGGCGGCGGCAGCCTATCTCGATGAGGCGCTCGCGCTCCACCGCAAGACCCGGCGTTCCGTGGGCATCGTCAATACCATCGGCCTGCTTTGCCGGGCCAGCCTGGAACTCGGCGATATCGCCCGCGCCGCGGACCTCACCGCCGAAAGCGAGCGCCTCGCCCAGGAATCCGGTTACGCCAGCGGCCAGGCTCAGACCCTGCAGTGCCGCGGACACGTCGCCTTCGCCCGCGGAGACGAAGCCAACGCCCGCGAACTCTATCTGCGTGCCCTCAACGCGTTCGGCGATGCAGGCATGCGCGACGACCGCATCGCAGTGATGCTGAAACTCGCCTCCATGGACCGCAAGCGCGGTGACCGGCTCGCCAGCCTCGCATGGCTTGAACAGGCCGTCACGCTCACCGAAGCCGGACGCGCCTCCATCGCGGACCCCGAGCTCCGCGCCACCTACCGCGCCGTTCGCTCCGAGAGCTTGGAGCGCCTCGTGGCGACGCTGATGGAACTGCACAAGCGCGACGCCTCGCAGGGCTACGCCGAGCGCGCGTTCAATGTCGCTGAGCGCGGCCGCGCGCGCAACCTCACCGAACTGATCGCCGCCGGACCGGTCTCGCAACCGCCCGCCGCCGGCAAGGAAGAGAACCGTCTGCTTTTCGCCATCAACGCCGTCCAACGGGACCTCTTCCGGCCTGGCGTGCCGGCCGCTCGCCAGAACGAACTTCGCGCCGCCCTGGCCAAAGCCGAACGCGAATGGGACCTCTTTCGTGCCGGCCCCGGCCGCGCCTTTTCCGAATTACCGGAACTCGACGCCTGCGACTCCAACCGGATCCGCTCCGAACTGCTCGACGCGGACTCGGTCCTGCTCGCGTTCTCCCTCGGCGACACCGCGTCCCACGCCTGGGCCGTCTCGCCGTCCGGCGTCCTGTCGGCGGAGTTGCCCGCCCGCGCCGCCATCGAACGCTCCGTCCAAGCATACCGGGAACTCATCTCCCAACGTGCCAGTTCGCTCACGGCGGCTTCTTCCATCGCCCGCATTGATGCCAACGGGCGCGTGCTCTACCGTACTCTCATCGCTCCCTTCGAACGCGCGTTCGCGGGGCGCAAGCGGCTCATCGTCGTGCCCGACGGCGTCTTGTCGTACTTGCCATTCGAAACGCTCCAAGGCGCCGGGCCACGGCTGATCGAACGCTTCGCCGTCTCCTATTCGCCCTCCGCCTCGGCCCTGGCGGCGCTTCGTCAGCGCCGCCAGGCGCGTCCCTCGCAATCGCGCATCCTCCTCGCCTTCGCGGACCCTGCTCTCCCCGGCGCGTCCACGTCATCGCCGGCGCTGGCCGACCTCGCCGAGCGCGGCTTCTCCTTCGTTCCGCTTCCCAACGCGCGCGGCGAAGTGGCCGCCATCCGGGCCCTGTTCCCCACCCCAGCGACGAAGGCGTACGTGGGTGGCGAGGCGCGCGAACAGGCATTCAAGACTGAAACGCTCGACGCCTACCGCTACATCCACATCGCCGCGCACGGCTTCTTCGACGAGCAGCATCCCGAACGCTCCGGTCTCGTCCTCTCGCGGGAAGGCGACTCCGAATCGGACGGGGTGCTGCAGGCGCCCGAAATCGCCCGCCTCCGTCTCAGCGCTGACGTCGTTACGCTTTCCGCCTGCCAAACCGGCCTCGGACGGATCCTCGCCGGCGAAGGCGTCGTCGGACTGTCCAGGGCGTTCCTCCATGCCGGAGCCCAGAGCCTAGTAGTGAGTCTGTGGAACGTGAACGACGCGGCCACCGCCGGGTTGATGAAGCGCTTCTATTCTGGTCTCAAGGGCGGGCTCGATCACGACGAAGCGCTGCGCCGCGCCAAGCTGGCGGTGATGCATGGCGGCGGCGCATGGCGCCACCCATACTTCTGGGCGCCGTTCGTGCTGGCCGGAGACTACCGCACTGCCGCTCCGGAATGA
- a CDS encoding sigma-70 family RNA polymerase sigma factor: MSICDMGDEARSFDLDAAIEGMQADFGPRVYYLALRHLRSHAAAEDVRNETLLRVIRSLRNDGVRNPDALPGFVLGVARNVIREQTRRSGTGHASVSEIDVAATEPEITVDHTDRHALGIALRRLSSRERQIIRYVFYDELSREEISRRLGILPDRVRLVKSRALKNFREIYARVTEPRRKLGDPK; encoded by the coding sequence ATGAGCATCTGCGATATGGGGGATGAGGCCCGCAGCTTTGACCTGGACGCGGCGATCGAGGGGATGCAGGCCGACTTCGGTCCCCGTGTCTACTATCTGGCGCTGCGCCACCTGCGGTCTCACGCGGCAGCCGAGGATGTACGCAACGAAACGCTCCTCCGGGTGATCCGGTCTCTGCGCAATGACGGGGTGCGAAACCCGGACGCGCTGCCGGGGTTCGTGCTTGGAGTGGCGCGCAACGTGATCCGCGAACAGACCCGGCGGTCCGGGACGGGCCACGCTTCGGTCAGCGAGATCGATGTCGCGGCGACGGAACCGGAGATCACGGTGGACCACACGGATCGGCACGCGCTGGGGATCGCGCTACGGCGTTTGAGCTCCCGGGAGCGGCAGATCATCCGCTATGTGTTCTACGACGAGCTTTCCCGCGAGGAGATTTCGCGCCGATTGGGGATCCTGCCGGACCGGGTACGGCTGGTGAAGAGCCGGGCGCTGAAGAACTTTCGTGAGATCTACGCGCGCGTAACCGAGCCGCGTAGAAAATTAGGTGATCCGAAATGA
- a CDS encoding DUF1553 domain-containing protein: protein MPFRPSRVVSFLALAAMLPAGDFDAASKILTARCAACHNAKASAAGLSLHSRESILRGGKSGPAVIPGNPNESVLLSMVSSGQMPKAGAKLPPEEIETLRQWIAAETAEPPVAERDVQAILAAKCWVCHGRRDKKADLDLRTQASMLHGGKSGAAVVPGNPEGSLLVKRIAAQEMPPPKLQEQFSVRGLTDTEFAKVKRWIADGAKPGVERPAPVAAASPKDLAFWSFQPPKRAPLPKAYGNPIDAFLPATLPAAAPRTLLRRASLDLTGLPPTPEQIDQYDGDYDRLLDTLLDSPRYGEHWARHWLDAVGYADSEGGNNSDLARKNAWRYRDYVIRAFQSNKPYDRFLTEQIAGDELFDYRAANPLTDSQIDLLAATGFWRMAPDGTNSTEQNFVPERMDVIAGEIEVLGSAVMGMSVGCARCHDHKYDPLPTRDYYRLVAILLPAFDPFAWLPGEFPCGGVGAKCDENNTRYLIAKATPEYESVVAHNQPIDARIGELETRLRALDKTAADFKKNKAAIDDQIRKEKAKRKDPPLIRALFDLGPEPPPARILLRGDSATPGPLVAPGPPAVMSASVPEYHVDPLPYSSGRRLAFAKWLTHPNHPLTARVMVNRIWQHHFGTGLVSTPGNFGRMGAAPDNQPLLDWLATEFVRTGWDIKAMHRLVMNSAAYRQKSGQGGFPLRRLDAESIRDSILQVAGRLDATQFGLPDPVTQQPDGEVVAASLRRSIYVQQRRTRPMSLLETFDQPFMNPNCVKRGQSVVSSQALHLMNSDLVRENARYMAGRIADAVGDDPAAQIQRAYLLALGRPPSPEERQLAVDTVNRLVPEWRRKLESELPAEPIAGRARWLALASICHTLLNSAEFLYVD from the coding sequence ATGCCGTTTCGTCCTTCCCGCGTGGTTTCCTTCCTGGCTCTGGCCGCCATGCTCCCCGCGGGCGATTTCGACGCGGCGTCGAAGATCCTCACCGCCCGCTGCGCTGCATGCCACAACGCCAAAGCCAGCGCCGCCGGGCTCTCCCTCCACTCGCGCGAATCGATCCTTCGCGGAGGCAAGTCCGGACCCGCCGTCATCCCCGGCAATCCCAACGAAAGCGTCCTGCTCTCCATGGTGTCTTCCGGCCAGATGCCAAAGGCAGGCGCGAAACTTCCGCCGGAAGAGATCGAAACGCTCCGCCAATGGATCGCCGCCGAGACCGCCGAGCCACCCGTCGCCGAGCGCGACGTTCAGGCCATCCTCGCCGCGAAGTGCTGGGTGTGCCACGGCCGCCGCGACAAGAAGGCCGATCTCGATCTCCGCACACAAGCGTCGATGCTCCACGGCGGCAAATCCGGCGCGGCGGTGGTCCCCGGGAACCCCGAAGGCAGCCTGCTCGTCAAGCGCATCGCCGCCCAGGAGATGCCGCCGCCGAAGCTACAGGAACAGTTCTCCGTGCGCGGACTCACCGACACGGAGTTCGCCAAGGTAAAGCGCTGGATCGCCGATGGCGCCAAACCCGGAGTGGAGCGGCCGGCGCCCGTGGCCGCGGCCTCTCCGAAAGACTTGGCGTTCTGGTCGTTTCAGCCGCCCAAACGCGCGCCGCTGCCGAAGGCCTACGGCAACCCCATCGACGCGTTTCTGCCCGCAACTCTCCCGGCCGCCGCGCCGCGCACTCTCCTCCGCCGCGCCTCCCTGGACCTCACCGGCCTGCCACCCACTCCCGAACAGATCGACCAATACGACGGCGACTACGACAGGCTGCTCGACACGCTGTTGGACTCGCCGCGATACGGCGAGCACTGGGCGCGGCACTGGCTCGACGCGGTGGGCTACGCCGATAGCGAGGGTGGCAACAATTCCGACCTCGCGCGGAAGAACGCCTGGCGCTACCGCGACTACGTAATCCGCGCCTTCCAATCCAACAAACCCTACGACCGGTTTCTGACCGAACAGATCGCCGGCGACGAGCTATTCGACTATCGCGCCGCCAATCCGCTGACGGACTCACAAATCGATCTGCTCGCGGCCACCGGCTTCTGGCGCATGGCTCCGGACGGCACCAACTCCACCGAACAGAACTTCGTCCCGGAACGTATGGATGTCATCGCCGGAGAGATCGAAGTGCTCGGCTCCGCCGTGATGGGCATGTCGGTGGGCTGCGCTCGTTGTCACGACCACAAGTACGATCCGCTTCCCACGCGCGACTACTACCGCCTCGTCGCGATCCTCCTGCCCGCCTTCGATCCGTTCGCTTGGCTTCCCGGTGAGTTCCCATGCGGCGGCGTCGGCGCGAAGTGCGACGAGAACAACACCCGCTACCTGATCGCCAAAGCGACGCCCGAGTACGAATCCGTCGTCGCCCACAACCAGCCGATCGACGCCCGAATTGGCGAGCTCGAAACCCGCCTCCGCGCCCTCGACAAAACCGCTGCGGATTTCAAGAAGAACAAAGCCGCTATCGATGACCAGATCCGCAAGGAGAAGGCGAAGCGAAAAGATCCGCCGCTCATCCGCGCCCTGTTCGATCTCGGCCCCGAACCGCCGCCCGCCCGGATTCTGTTGCGTGGAGACTCCGCCACGCCCGGTCCTTTGGTCGCTCCCGGACCGCCGGCCGTGATGAGCGCGTCCGTTCCCGAGTACCACGTCGATCCGCTCCCGTATTCCTCCGGACGCCGCTTGGCCTTTGCGAAGTGGCTCACGCACCCCAATCATCCGCTCACCGCCCGCGTGATGGTGAACCGCATCTGGCAGCACCACTTCGGCACGGGCCTGGTGAGCACCCCCGGAAATTTCGGACGCATGGGCGCCGCTCCAGACAACCAGCCCCTGCTCGATTGGCTCGCCACCGAGTTCGTGCGCACCGGGTGGGATATCAAGGCGATGCACCGGCTCGTGATGAACTCCGCCGCCTACCGCCAGAAGAGCGGTCAGGGCGGCTTTCCGCTCCGCCGCCTCGACGCCGAATCGATTCGCGACAGTATCCTGCAGGTCGCCGGGCGCTTGGACGCGACGCAGTTCGGCCTGCCCGATCCGGTGACGCAGCAGCCCGACGGCGAAGTCGTCGCCGCCAGCCTGCGCCGAAGCATCTATGTGCAGCAGCGTCGCACCAGGCCCATGTCCCTGCTCGAAACCTTCGATCAGCCTTTCATGAATCCCAACTGCGTGAAACGCGGCCAGTCCGTCGTTTCGTCGCAAGCGCTGCACTTGATGAACAGCGATCTGGTGAGGGAGAACGCCCGGTACATGGCGGGCCGCATCGCGGACGCGGTGGGCGACGATCCGGCCGCGCAGATCCAACGCGCCTACCTCCTCGCCCTCGGCCGCCCGCCGTCGCCGGAAGAGCGCCAACTCGCGGTCGACACCGTGAATCGCCTCGTCCCCGAGTGGCGCCGCAAGCTTGAGTCGGAGTTGCCGGCGGAGCCGATCGCCGGGCGCGCCCGCTGGCTCGCCTTGGCCAGCATCTGCCACACGTTGCTCAACTCGGCCGAATTCCTGTACGTTGACTGA